In Shouchella patagoniensis, the following are encoded in one genomic region:
- a CDS encoding SEC-C metal-binding domain-containing protein translates to MLKRNDPCHCGSGRKYKKCCMNNADQQPAVVSDELSQLETEMLYNAFTRYQKELTNWVQSYHHVYPDVEESVTETLSSMLLVWLIFHKPIDEEESTIFDVFIESKVKKLKRPKTIEIVQTWKGTRPAVLEVEQVEELVCTSIDLLSGDRYTHNIPKDHQETVQVGSTIIGFPAQSENHYAFIGPVISNIPEKTDKMKETIASFNHAQTNTAHYIKKWPQLLSALLAEDNHEAITVDQFNWDNDLQKETAECLLKGLRDDQQPPEIEILALQKWQAFATGQQPTIRKPEVFAAAIEYALQEFAPVSATQKALATKYGVSTSTISSRSNEILTALKDTAS, encoded by the coding sequence ATGCTTAAACGAAACGATCCATGCCATTGTGGCAGCGGCCGAAAATATAAAAAGTGCTGTATGAACAATGCCGACCAACAGCCTGCTGTTGTATCTGATGAACTTAGTCAATTGGAAACTGAAATGCTGTATAATGCATTTACTCGTTATCAAAAAGAATTGACAAACTGGGTTCAAAGCTATCACCATGTATATCCTGATGTTGAAGAAAGTGTAACCGAAACACTATCGAGCATGTTGCTCGTATGGCTCATTTTCCATAAACCAATAGATGAAGAAGAGTCAACCATCTTTGATGTGTTTATTGAAAGCAAAGTGAAGAAGTTAAAACGTCCAAAAACGATTGAAATTGTGCAAACATGGAAAGGCACGCGTCCTGCTGTTCTTGAAGTAGAACAAGTTGAAGAACTTGTTTGTACGAGCATTGATTTATTATCAGGCGACCGCTATACACATAATATCCCTAAAGATCATCAAGAAACCGTTCAAGTTGGTTCTACAATTATTGGTTTCCCTGCTCAATCAGAAAACCATTATGCTTTTATTGGACCTGTCATTAGTAATATTCCAGAAAAAACGGATAAGATGAAGGAAACAATTGCTTCATTTAATCATGCACAAACAAATACAGCTCATTACATTAAAAAATGGCCACAACTTCTTTCTGCATTACTTGCTGAAGATAACCACGAAGCCATTACAGTTGATCAGTTTAACTGGGATAATGATTTGCAAAAAGAAACGGCTGAATGTTTACTTAAGGGGTTACGCGACGATCAGCAACCGCCGGAAATCGAGATACTTGCATTGCAGAAGTGGCAAGCGTTTGCCACAGGACAGCAGCCCACTATTCGTAAGCCAGAGGTTTTTGCCGCTGCTATCGAGTATGCACTACAAGAGTTTGCACCGGTATCCGCGACACAAAAAGCATTGGCGACAAAATACGGTGTTAGCACATCCACTATCTCAAGTCGCTCAAATGAAATTCTTACTGCATTAAAAGATACAGCTAGTTAA
- a CDS encoding 5'-nucleotidase C-terminal domain-containing protein: MNMTKKMLYPLLFTLVALFVFSPLAHASERTLNIFHTNDIHATFDDFGKVSAYIHQQREAEEHVLYLDAGDFASGNPVVDLNYGKPMIDVFNLAGLDAFTIGNHEFDYGQRYLQENIEDSSFPWLGANVDTLDTDVTNPDPYTIIDVNGLSVALLGITQAPPATAPANVVGMEFDTDYVATALAYQDELEAEADVIIALTHIGYDQDRRLAESVDYFDLIIGAHSHTTLNQPVIVNGTPIAQTGSNLRNIGELELLYDDEAAEVTSVAGQLTSVSSLTDVDEAVQAVIDGYKEEMEDVLGKVVGYSNTGLTRDGRYTSDAPLGNFWTDAMRDFADADIALTNNGGLRDSIPAGDVTLNDIYKIEPFANEIMVIEMTGEAIEEVIAFSYSRDNRNQIDLQTSGLHYEIITGMTGSYLDSNLTVAGEVIDPEATYKVAVADYIGTGGSGYNFDGEVLQETVGLMTAAMEQYALSLTENGQALDYTSEGRISLKVDPTAPNPGEIIGSTNTGLYSINKLKQDVGIGNLYTDALREKTNSDFALLNGSSVTGEIPPGEITDRQIESLDSFGNTIVMVETTGKRIKEVILDQANYRNGVDLQTSGLTYTLIPADSGFADVVILLENGEPIDESTTYTVAYNDYMHGAAFYNLGTVMDDAIGPVWQSVVDYVSAQTEPINYVEGSRITIEGRDIEEPSGTLTVAQALANNSGVHPVIGYIVGSINNNQPIIGEGVHAPSNLLIADDPNETDRTKMLPVQLVNQTPVRNGLNLVNNPDNLGSYVRITGSLEAYFGTPGMRSPSDYAFIEEPEVPGEPGEPEPPICVYESWNSNDIYTAGDRVEHDGVFFEAQWWTQGENPNDSGTWDVWQKIAECEEIPEGPQEWHAKTIYTAGDRVLHDGQLFEAKWWTQGENPNDSGQWDVWKKIIDPEHIPEGPDEWKAETIYTAGDRVLHEGQLFEAKWWTQGENPNNSGQWDVWKKLNE, encoded by the coding sequence ATGAACATGACAAAGAAGATGTTGTATCCACTCTTATTCACCCTTGTTGCATTGTTTGTTTTTTCTCCTCTTGCTCATGCAAGTGAACGCACATTAAACATTTTTCACACCAATGATATTCACGCTACCTTTGATGATTTTGGGAAAGTATCTGCATACATTCATCAACAACGTGAGGCAGAAGAACATGTTCTTTACCTAGATGCTGGAGATTTTGCCAGTGGCAATCCCGTAGTTGATTTGAATTATGGTAAACCTATGATTGATGTTTTTAATTTAGCAGGACTTGATGCTTTCACGATTGGTAATCATGAATTCGACTATGGACAACGCTATTTACAAGAGAACATCGAGGATTCATCTTTTCCTTGGCTTGGTGCCAATGTAGACACACTCGATACAGATGTAACAAATCCAGATCCCTATACAATTATTGACGTTAATGGGCTTTCCGTTGCTTTGCTTGGTATAACACAAGCTCCACCTGCGACTGCCCCAGCAAATGTAGTTGGAATGGAATTTGACACTGATTACGTTGCTACAGCACTCGCTTATCAAGATGAGCTTGAAGCAGAAGCTGACGTTATTATTGCACTTACTCACATTGGGTATGATCAAGATCGCCGCTTGGCAGAGTCCGTTGATTATTTTGATTTAATTATTGGGGCACATTCCCACACAACTCTTAATCAACCAGTAATTGTAAATGGAACACCTATTGCTCAAACAGGTTCGAACCTTCGAAATATTGGAGAGCTAGAACTCTTATATGATGATGAAGCAGCAGAAGTTACAAGTGTCGCAGGTCAATTAACATCTGTTTCATCATTAACAGATGTTGACGAAGCTGTACAAGCTGTAATAGACGGCTATAAGGAAGAAATGGAAGATGTGTTAGGGAAAGTCGTTGGCTATAGCAACACTGGATTAACTCGTGATGGACGATATACAAGTGATGCACCCTTGGGCAATTTTTGGACTGATGCGATGCGCGACTTTGCAGATGCAGATATTGCATTAACAAACAATGGTGGGTTACGAGATAGCATCCCTGCCGGAGATGTTACGTTAAACGATATTTACAAAATAGAACCCTTTGCGAATGAGATTATGGTTATTGAAATGACTGGAGAAGCAATTGAGGAAGTAATAGCCTTCTCTTACTCAAGAGACAACCGCAATCAAATTGATTTGCAAACGTCTGGTTTACACTATGAAATTATAACCGGTATGACTGGAAGTTATCTTGATTCGAATCTAACCGTCGCAGGTGAAGTAATTGATCCAGAAGCAACTTATAAAGTTGCAGTTGCCGATTATATTGGTACCGGTGGATCTGGCTATAATTTTGATGGCGAAGTATTGCAAGAAACCGTTGGACTAATGACCGCTGCAATGGAGCAATATGCCCTCTCATTAACAGAAAACGGACAAGCTCTTGACTATACTTCTGAAGGTCGTATCTCTCTAAAGGTAGACCCAACTGCTCCTAATCCAGGGGAAATAATTGGTTCTACAAATACAGGTCTGTATTCAATAAATAAACTAAAGCAAGACGTAGGTATTGGTAATTTATATACAGATGCTTTACGTGAAAAAACAAACAGTGATTTTGCCCTCTTAAATGGATCCTCAGTGACAGGTGAAATTCCTCCAGGAGAAATTACAGATCGGCAAATTGAATCACTTGACTCATTTGGAAATACAATTGTAATGGTCGAAACGACTGGTAAGCGAATTAAAGAGGTTATTCTTGACCAAGCCAATTATAGAAACGGCGTTGATTTACAGACTTCAGGTTTAACTTATACGCTTATCCCAGCCGACTCTGGCTTTGCAGACGTAGTCATCTTACTTGAGAACGGTGAGCCAATCGACGAGTCGACCACTTATACTGTCGCCTACAATGACTATATGCACGGGGCAGCCTTTTACAATTTAGGCACTGTAATGGATGATGCGATTGGTCCTGTTTGGCAGAGTGTTGTCGATTATGTCTCGGCACAAACTGAACCAATTAATTATGTAGAAGGAAGCCGCATTACCATTGAAGGACGCGATATTGAAGAACCTTCTGGAACCCTTACTGTCGCTCAGGCTCTTGCAAATAATTCTGGGGTACATCCGGTAATAGGTTATATCGTAGGTTCAATTAATAATAACCAGCCAATTATTGGCGAAGGTGTTCACGCTCCTTCTAATCTATTAATCGCCGATGATCCAAATGAAACGGACCGAACAAAGATGTTACCTGTACAGCTTGTTAATCAAACACCTGTACGTAACGGATTAAACCTTGTTAATAACCCTGATAATCTTGGTAGCTATGTCAGAATTACCGGTTCTTTAGAAGCCTACTTTGGTACTCCAGGGATGAGAAGCCCTAGTGATTATGCATTTATTGAGGAGCCTGAAGTGCCTGGGGAACCTGGAGAACCAGAACCACCTATTTGTGTATATGAATCTTGGAATAGCAACGATATATACACTGCTGGCGATCGCGTAGAGCATGATGGTGTATTCTTTGAAGCACAGTGGTGGACTCAAGGTGAAAATCCAAATGATTCTGGCACGTGGGATGTTTGGCAGAAGATAGCTGAATGCGAAGAGATACCTGAAGGGCCACAAGAATGGCACGCAAAAACGATCTATACTGCGGGTGACCGTGTCTTGCACGATGGACAGCTCTTTGAAGCGAAATGGTGGACTCAAGGCGAGAATCCAAATGATTCTGGCCAGTGGGATGTTTGGAAAAAAATAATTGATCCGGAACATATACCAGAAGGACCTGATGAGTGGAAAGCAGAAACAATTTACACTGCTGGTGATCGTGTCTTGCACGAAGGACAACTCTTTGAAGCAAAATGGTGGACTCAAGGTGAGAACCCAAATAATTCCGGTCAGTGGGATGTTTGGAAGAAACTAAACGAATAA
- a CDS encoding xanthine phosphoribosyltransferase codes for MELLKQAISERGTVLSSGVLKVDQFLNHQVDTTLMSAIGEEFARLFKNENITKIITIESSGIAPSFMCAHVLETPLIFARKKKSVTMNVDNVYSSRVYSFTKKEYSEVTVSKDLITTGDRVLIIDDFLANGQAATGLADIVEKAGATVIGIGIVIEKSFQDGRALLEEKGYRIESLARIASLEDQTVRFINEAVIQNN; via the coding sequence ATGGAATTATTAAAACAAGCTATTAGCGAACGTGGAACTGTCTTATCATCTGGTGTTTTAAAAGTAGACCAATTTTTGAATCATCAAGTAGATACAACGTTAATGTCGGCTATTGGTGAGGAATTTGCACGTTTGTTTAAAAATGAAAACATCACAAAAATCATCACGATTGAGTCATCAGGAATTGCTCCAAGTTTTATGTGTGCACATGTACTTGAAACACCGCTCATTTTTGCGCGCAAGAAAAAGTCAGTTACTATGAATGTCGATAATGTCTATTCAAGTCGTGTGTATTCATTTACTAAGAAAGAATATTCCGAAGTGACTGTTTCGAAGGATTTGATCACAACGGGGGACCGTGTATTAATCATAGATGATTTCTTAGCTAATGGACAAGCTGCAACAGGCTTGGCAGACATTGTTGAAAAAGCTGGAGCAACGGTTATTGGTATTGGTATTGTCATTGAGAAGTCATTTCAAGATGGAAGAGCTTTATTGGAAGAAAAAGGGTATCGAATTGAATCATTGGCCCGTATCGCATCATTAGAAGATCAGACAGTCCGTTTTATCAACGAAGCTGTTATACAAAATAACTAG
- a CDS encoding uracil permease yields MDVHYPLFKKQDIDAFFALFQNNLANFVVITVTLLGMGFSTEIVFGRVIPGVAVAVIVGNLYYAHMAKRLAKKENRSDVTALSYGVSTPVMFVFLFGVTAPALALTNDHELAWKIAVAAAFLSGLVEALVAFFGNWVRKHTPRPALLGALAGVAFTFVAGEMLFSVFEVPIIGLIALAIILVGFVAKVGLPFKIPASLLAIIAGVVLAFALGYQTSEDLTQALESVGFYPFLPTLAAFEGMSYLFGALIGLLGILIPITIYNAIETMNNVDAMSAAGDSYDVRECQAVDGIGAMIGACFGGMFPTTVYIATVGAKQMEAGRGYSVLNAVVFALASVTGLIAAFSALIPMAAIAPILVFVGMSMISSTFANNERKYYPAIALAMLPYIANYMMTRFNNNAPDVVAGISEGIVPLGQGAMFTAIIIGAITVFLIDKDFYKAAIFSVIGAVLAFFGFMHAPSLAINAAFDFTIGYLLIAVFFVYTGFREKGQAVSTEKEQTQKVA; encoded by the coding sequence ATGGACGTTCATTACCCTTTATTTAAAAAGCAAGATATTGATGCTTTCTTTGCATTGTTTCAGAACAATTTGGCTAATTTTGTTGTCATCACTGTTACCTTGCTTGGAATGGGCTTTTCAACTGAGATTGTTTTTGGTCGCGTTATACCAGGTGTCGCTGTAGCAGTCATTGTCGGTAATCTTTATTATGCTCATATGGCGAAGCGTTTGGCAAAGAAAGAAAACCGCTCAGATGTTACAGCTTTATCCTACGGGGTATCAACACCTGTTATGTTTGTTTTTCTATTTGGTGTTACAGCACCAGCACTGGCGTTAACAAATGACCATGAACTTGCATGGAAAATTGCTGTTGCCGCTGCTTTTCTATCGGGGCTAGTAGAAGCACTTGTTGCGTTTTTTGGAAATTGGGTCAGAAAACATACACCAAGACCTGCATTACTCGGAGCTTTGGCAGGTGTGGCCTTTACTTTTGTAGCTGGGGAAATGTTGTTCTCTGTTTTTGAAGTGCCGATTATCGGTTTAATTGCGTTAGCTATTATTTTAGTAGGGTTTGTTGCAAAAGTCGGTTTACCATTTAAGATTCCAGCATCTCTTTTAGCGATTATCGCAGGTGTCGTATTAGCCTTTGCACTAGGTTATCAAACGAGTGAAGATTTAACACAGGCACTTGAGAGTGTAGGATTTTATCCATTTTTACCAACATTAGCAGCCTTCGAAGGTATGTCTTATTTATTTGGAGCACTTATAGGATTATTAGGTATTTTAATTCCAATTACAATTTATAATGCGATTGAAACGATGAATAATGTTGACGCGATGTCAGCTGCCGGTGATTCATATGACGTTCGAGAATGCCAGGCGGTTGATGGCATTGGCGCGATGATTGGTGCCTGTTTTGGAGGAATGTTTCCAACTACAGTTTATATTGCTACTGTAGGTGCAAAACAAATGGAAGCAGGACGGGGGTACAGCGTATTAAATGCAGTTGTTTTTGCGCTTGCGTCTGTAACAGGACTGATTGCGGCGTTCTCTGCGTTAATTCCAATGGCGGCAATTGCTCCAATATTGGTTTTTGTGGGGATGTCAATGATATCAAGTACATTTGCAAACAATGAAAGAAAATACTATCCAGCTATTGCACTTGCAATGTTGCCGTATATCGCTAATTACATGATGACTCGTTTTAATAACAATGCCCCAGACGTTGTTGCTGGTATTTCAGAGGGAATTGTTCCGCTTGGTCAAGGTGCGATGTTTACAGCAATTATTATCGGAGCTATAACTGTGTTTTTAATTGACAAAGATTTCTACAAAGCAGCTATCTTTTCAGTAATTGGTGCAGTGCTTGCTTTCTTTGGTTTTATGCATGCTCCATCACTTGCAATTAATGCAGCCTTTGATTTTACGATAGGGTATTTACTTATTGCTGTGTTCTTTGTTTATACTGGTTTTAGGGAAAAAGGGCAAGCTGTTTCTACTGAAAAAGAGCAAACCCAAAAAGTTGCTTAA
- a CDS encoding glycerophosphodiester phosphodiesterase — MINAIAHRGYAAKYPENTHAAFAAAIELRFAVIELDVHLSFDGIPVVIHDFKVDRVTDGKGNVDQFTVAELKKLKVCGSERIPTLAEVFAWFGGQTRFAIELKNEGNRYPGIEETVLDVIQQFRLLNDVYVNSFNHHTIERMRELSSKIELGFIKRRPTAALFKKMHQLRITSLAMNYRFFSKRIVNQCKKEGIQLIVYGMDKERQMKRMLTYPDVRCTVKELETFIRLYKEKEQYR, encoded by the coding sequence ATGATTAACGCAATTGCTCACCGGGGGTATGCTGCAAAATATCCAGAAAATACACATGCTGCATTTGCGGCAGCAATTGAACTTCGTTTTGCAGTAATTGAACTAGATGTACACTTAAGCTTCGACGGGATACCGGTTGTTATTCACGACTTTAAGGTGGATCGAGTAACGGATGGAAAAGGGAATGTAGACCAATTTACTGTAGCAGAATTAAAAAAATTAAAGGTGTGTGGGTCGGAGCGCATTCCAACATTGGCTGAAGTCTTCGCTTGGTTTGGTGGTCAAACGAGGTTTGCAATTGAATTAAAAAATGAAGGGAATCGTTATCCTGGTATTGAAGAAACGGTTTTAGACGTCATACAACAATTCCGTTTACTGAATGATGTGTATGTAAATTCCTTTAATCATCATACGATAGAACGAATGAGAGAATTATCTTCAAAAATTGAGTTAGGGTTTATAAAGCGACGTCCAACCGCAGCATTGTTTAAAAAGATGCATCAATTAAGAATAACTTCATTAGCGATGAACTATCGATTCTTTAGCAAACGTATAGTGAATCAATGTAAAAAAGAAGGGATTCAGCTAATAGTCTACGGAATGGATAAAGAGAGGCAAATGAAGCGGATGTTAACTTATCCTGATGTTCGTTGTACGGTAAAAGAACTTGAAACATTTATTCGTCTTTATAAGGAAAAAGAACAATATAGATAA
- a CDS encoding SLC13 family permease, whose translation MAAASLIPLVFIPLFGRAPVDVVSSSYAEPVIFMYMGGFILAIAIEKWNLHRRIVLSNIDFIGTDSHKIILGIMLATGLLTMFISNAATALMMFPVALALIAEVRAASIKDGPGPSSPNQYAQLSRATVIPM comes from the coding sequence ATGGCAGCGGCCTCACTAATTCCGCTCGTTTTTATTCCTCTTTTTGGCAGGGCTCCTGTTGACGTTGTTTCTAGCTCATACGCAGAACCAGTTATTTTTATGTATATGGGCGGTTTTATTCTTGCGATTGCGATAGAAAAATGGAATTTGCATAGGCGCATAGTGTTATCAAACATTGATTTTATTGGAACTGACAGTCATAAAATCATTCTCGGGATTATGTTAGCGACAGGCTTATTAACCATGTTTATTTCCAATGCAGCTACCGCGCTAATGATGTTCCCAGTTGCACTTGCTCTTATCGCCGAAGTCCGCGCTGCTTCCATAAAAGACGGTCCAGGTCCGTCCTCTCCTAACCAGTATGCACAACTTTCTAGGGCAACGGTAATTCCTATGTAG
- a CDS encoding DUF6081 family protein, giving the protein MKKVLGNFDSIISSTDTWKIGGFPLQDGSFWSYREPNAVVIVRNGILYVRAPLSNQHDSIQILDNAKHMYYSAEPVEIPKDGEIEIELDIRARTKDTIPGDLYDGYVSLNLLDFTTGAALDFFANDDQYASVYGILPFPGVNVPDTDQTKYFCLFKEATNHFKPREFNSYKITYSRVKDEAVFYVNGQEIRREQNIPLKLNQFTIALGIMTEKDLTPDGSVSVHGQTVIAEYSPVTVTTTDKE; this is encoded by the coding sequence ATGAAAAAAGTATTAGGCAATTTCGATTCAATTATTTCGAGCACAGATACATGGAAGATTGGTGGTTTTCCATTACAAGACGGATCATTCTGGAGCTATCGTGAACCAAATGCTGTTGTTATCGTTCGAAATGGCATTCTTTATGTCCGCGCTCCTTTATCCAATCAGCATGACTCAATCCAAATACTAGATAACGCAAAACACATGTACTATTCAGCTGAGCCGGTAGAAATACCAAAAGATGGTGAAATAGAAATTGAGCTTGACATTCGCGCCCGTACAAAAGACACGATTCCAGGTGACTTATACGATGGCTATGTTTCCTTAAATTTATTGGACTTTACTACAGGTGCAGCACTTGACTTTTTTGCCAATGACGACCAATACGCTTCTGTATATGGTATTTTGCCGTTTCCTGGTGTAAATGTACCCGACACAGATCAAACAAAGTATTTTTGCTTATTTAAAGAAGCAACTAATCATTTTAAGCCACGTGAGTTTAACTCATACAAAATTACGTATAGCCGTGTAAAAGATGAAGCTGTTTTTTATGTGAACGGTCAAGAGATTCGTCGCGAGCAAAACATACCTCTTAAGTTAAATCAATTTACAATCGCCCTTGGAATTATGACTGAAAAAGACTTAACGCCTGATGGCAGCGTTTCAGTTCATGGACAAACCGTTATTGCAGAGTACTCTCCCGTCACTGTTACAACTACAGATAAAGAGTAA
- a CDS encoding DUF6612 family protein has translation MENFENEQMTYILQINKETFHQEIVSMNVVAASEDGDMSMEIVMAFDCVYSIYDEIKDINVPSEAIDEARALV, from the coding sequence ATGGAGAATTTTGAGAATGAGCAAATGACTTACATACTGCAAATTAACAAAGAAACCTTTCATCAGGAAATTGTGTCAATGAATGTTGTTGCGGCTTCTGAAGATGGGGACATGTCAATGGAGATTGTGATGGCGTTTGATTGTGTCTATTCCATATATGATGAAATAAAAGATATTAATGTCCCTAGTGAGGCAATTGACGAAGCCAGGGCTTTAGTGTAA
- a CDS encoding prenyltransferase, with translation MKQVSFWLKAARSQVLPVMILPVLLGSAAAFAWDNSFHIGLFFLTLLGATSAHLFSNMINDLWDFRNGVDEKASQSDHAISTNSGLLPSGAVSEKHFARVTWFFLAIAFVSGLALAFIRGLELLLFALVGGLIAYFYVAPPLKFGYRGKGYSELAIFLAFGVLPVMGTYFVMTTSLSFHSFLASIPIGLLTTLILYNHHFLHWQADKEAGKRTLVVLWGEKRGLVFSKLLTASAYLSIVILSLFEPYPLYTIIALITVVPLVNVYNSLEDTNEATKYGVLMGASLKATIRTGLILILCLVIQGIF, from the coding sequence GTGAAGCAAGTTTCTTTTTGGTTAAAAGCAGCTAGATCTCAAGTACTTCCTGTCATGATATTACCGGTACTACTTGGAAGTGCTGCTGCATTTGCTTGGGATAACTCTTTTCATATAGGCTTGTTTTTCCTAACTTTACTCGGGGCAACAAGCGCTCATTTATTTTCTAATATGATTAATGATTTGTGGGACTTCCGTAATGGTGTAGATGAAAAGGCGAGTCAATCAGACCATGCGATATCAACAAATTCAGGTTTATTGCCAAGTGGCGCCGTATCAGAAAAACACTTTGCACGCGTTACATGGTTCTTTTTAGCAATTGCATTTGTTTCCGGCTTAGCTTTAGCATTTATTCGCGGTTTGGAATTATTGTTATTTGCATTGGTAGGAGGGTTAATTGCCTATTTTTATGTCGCTCCTCCCCTTAAATTTGGCTACCGTGGTAAAGGATATAGTGAGTTAGCCATCTTTCTAGCGTTCGGTGTCTTGCCGGTCATGGGTACGTACTTTGTGATGACAACATCCCTTTCATTCCACTCTTTTCTTGCCTCAATTCCAATCGGGCTACTGACAACATTGATTTTATATAATCACCATTTCTTGCACTGGCAGGCGGATAAAGAAGCAGGCAAACGTACACTTGTTGTATTATGGGGAGAAAAACGCGGTTTAGTATTTTCGAAACTATTAACTGCATCTGCTTATCTATCTATAGTAATCCTTTCGCTCTTTGAACCTTATCCATTGTATACCATTATTGCACTCATTACAGTGGTTCCACTAGTAAACGTATACAACTCTTTAGAAGATACAAATGAAGCAACTAAGTACGGGGTATTAATGGGTGCTTCGTTAAAAGCAACAATAAGAACTGGTCTTATTTTGATTTTATGCTTAGTTATCCAAGGAATCTTTTAA